A genomic region of Ovis canadensis isolate MfBH-ARS-UI-01 breed Bighorn chromosome 9, ARS-UI_OviCan_v2, whole genome shotgun sequence contains the following coding sequences:
- the RPL30 gene encoding large ribosomal subunit protein eL30, whose amino-acid sequence MVAAKKTKKSLESINSRLQLVMKSGKYVLGYKQTLKMIRQGKAKLVILANNCPALRKSEIEYYAMLAKTGVHHYSGNNIELGTACGKYYRVCTLAIIDPGDSDIIRSMPEQTGEK is encoded by the exons ATGGTGGCCGCAAAGAAGACG AAAAAGTCACTGGAGTCGATCAACTCTAGGCTCCAGCTGGTTATGAAAAGTGGAAAGTACGTGCTGGGGTACAAACAGACTCTGAAAATGATCAGACAAGGCAAAGCGAAACTGGTCATCCTCGCCAACAACTGCCCAGCCTTGAG GAAATCTGAAATAGAGTATTACGCCATGTTGGCCAAAACTGGTGTCCATCACTACAGTGGCAATAATATTGAATTGGGCACAGCATGTGGAAAATACTACAGAGTATGCACACTGGCTATCATTGATCCAG gtgaTTCTGATATTATTAGAAGCATGCCAGAACAGACTGGTGAAAAGTAA